From Sander lucioperca isolate FBNREF2018 chromosome 14, SLUC_FBN_1.2, whole genome shotgun sequence, the proteins below share one genomic window:
- the LOC118493103 gene encoding uncharacterized protein LOC118493103, with product MEWELMLDMDDNTFARHFRKRRAIRRARFEQLLGLLQEGGLHSKHSHRLPPLPVPKKVLMFLWFMANQNSYREISDKCNASKSGTHGAILQVLTIMSGIGTNFVSWPRGYEKRMSSCLPAHLWPQWSHWDNRWLPHQSPESTIRGRDYINRKSYYSVLLQGIVNDEGRFIDIFAGPPGRVHDLRGSTFYTEWQEKMVDYCLLGDSAYIGQAFPFIITPKRDNGALTNADHQQNFNISRGRVIVE from the coding sequence ATGGAGTGGGAGCTCATGCTGGATATGGATGACAATACATTTGCCCGCCATTTCCGGAAGAGAAGAGCCATCAGAAGAGCCAGGTTTGAGCAGCTCCTTGGACTGCTTCAGGAGGGCGGCCTGCACAGCAAACACAGCCATAGACTTCCCCCCTTGCCTGTTCCCAAAAAGGTCCTCATGTTTCTCTGGTTTATGGCCAATCAGAACAGCTACAGAGAAATATCTGATAAATGTAATGCTTCCAAGTCAGGGACGCACGGAGCCATCCTTCAAGTGCTGACCATCATGTCAGGGATTGGCACAAACTTTGTATCTTGGCCAAGGGGCTATGAGAAGAGGATGTCTTCCTGTCTTCCAGCGCATCTCTGGCCTCAATGGAGTCATTGGGACAATAGATGGTTGCCACATCAGAGTCCAGAGTCCACCATCAGAGGAAGGGATTACATCAACAGGAAGTCCTACTACTCTGTCCTCCTCCAGGGTATTGTCAATGATGAAGGCCGCTTCATTGACATCTTTGCTGGACCACCAGGCAGGGTGCATGATCTGCGGGGCTCCACTTTTTACACGGAATGGCAGGAGAAGATGGTGGACTATTGTCTGCTTGGGGACAGTGCCTATATTGGTCAGGCCTTCCCCTTCATTATAACACCAAAGCGTGACAACGGGGCCCTCACCAATGCTGACCACCAGCAAAATTTCAACATCAGTCGGGGGAGGGTCATTGTTGAGTAG
- the LOC116059063 gene encoding N-lysine methyltransferase KMT5A-like yields MAPRISPLKDATHYVLSKSDKTSKLEVKYINAVKGRGVFAKSSICKGDFVVEYRGDIRNDAESPGRRQLYHPSCAAFMFVFKWKGKTWCIDASREDGSFGRLVNKEHRYPNCRMKKIEVNRHPHLCLFALNNIKEGEELRMTMGVKTAHGEQKAVVSTGY; encoded by the exons ATGGCACCACGGATCAGCCCCCTTAAGGATGCCACTCACTATGTTCTTTCGAAGTCTGACAAGACATCCAAATTAGAGGTGAAGTACATCAATGCAGTTAAAG GACGTGGTGTATTTGCAAAGTCCTCTATTTGCAAAGGAGATTTTGTTGTAGAATACAGGGGAGATATTAGAAATGACGCAGAATCCCCGGGAAGACGACAACTTTACCACCCGTCATGTGCtgcttttatgtttgtgtttaagTGGAAAGGGAAAACATGGTG TATTGATGCTTCGAGAGAAGACGGGTCATTTGGACGACTTGTCAATAAGGAGCACAGATATCCAAACTGTAGGATGAAGAAAATTGAAGTTAACAGACACCCCCACCTTTGTTTATTTGCTCTCAACAACATTAAAGAAGGAGAGGAATTACGTATGACTATGGGGGTGAAGACAGCCCATGGAGAACAAAA GGCTGTGGTATCAACTGGATACTAG